The DNA region CATCAAACCGAGTCAACTCCTTCCCAATCGTCAAAAGACGCAcgagacaaaatggtgggctGATACTTTATTTACATGCTGCAGGATGTGAGAAGCCATCGCCAGTGAACCGCCGGCCGCCATTTTTCAAGCGTGTCCCGACCAACCGTAACTTAACAGAACACAGAAGGCCTTTCTCTCTTGGTTTGCCTAAATTCCCTACATGCTTTAATTACTGGACTACCGAGCATAAAGTGGAAAAGTCGTCATTCAACATCTACTGACCTAACGCACAAATAATCAGCGAGAGAATGAACAAATTCGTTAAATTATCATCGGAATATGATGAAATCACTGAGCAAATAGAAAATGTATGATATAGTAAGAAAAAAGCTGTAAAATATTATAGTTTACAATAATTATTCACATTCAAAGGCTTTACATCTCAAAACATACACAACATGGCCCCTGAACATGACTTCAATCCAAATATGATTCATATATTAGAATTTAAATAACACAGAATGAACTAGAGGCTGAACAAGAGCACTCTAATAACCTTATAcaagaataaaaatacaaaaactgtCTCCTAATATCGTCGCATTACTTgcttcagatttttcataatacaTTATCTGTACATCACAGTTCTCGTCGGGTTATAAGGGGCTACGGGTCGAGGGGGTTCCGTACGCCCGTTTGATTTCTGACGAGTTCTCCGCGCTTTTGGAGCCTCTCCTCTGCTTTTCTAGACAGATACAGCAATTTTATCGCTTCTTGTTGGGATCAGATAAGGATATACTCGCACGCCGAGCCCCCCCGGGGTCCTAATCGCCGATATTCCAGAGCCGAGGGAAGCGGGACGGGCTTTGAAAAGGAACTGAAGGCATCATATTTTTCAGCCTATAAGTCGCACTTAACTGTGAGTTAGTCTGGCAGAAACATGCTAGCGACGTACATAGTAATACTTGAGCTTCCATTGATCGCAATAGTCGTCCaacctattttgactgggagaagctGGCAgcctcccggtcaaaatggatgtcTTACCACCAGCAATGGCAGCCTATTAGTTCATTTTTGGAAAACCATCATGCCAGTCAGAACAGTTGGAAGGTTTTTGATTTCCTTAGTGTGTTTTAAGTGGTAATATACCAATGTTACTGTGTGGCAGTCAGTCTTGACAACTTTTACAATGCAGTACATGTTAGCATTGAACACAGTAATCCTTCAATAGTCAGCCAATCCCCAAACTAAATCCCGCCCGAAAAAAATCCAATTTATACACCAGCTGACTCCGATTTATGTTTTTGTGCAtgcttggctggtgcgacttatagaccGAGAATGATGCTAATCTGTGTAAAAACTAAAGAGTCTTAGACCATTTCTCTTCTACCGTGAACTGTTGGGTAGGCGATTTCGAAACTCGCGATTGCTTCGAAAACAATGATCGTATAATGTATAACCCGGTGAGGATTTTCCGGTCAGCAAGTAGGATTTTTCGTATTTCGACAGGATGCGCTGTGGATGATCGAtcccacaaaaagaaaaaaaaaaaaaaaaaaaaaaaaaactgaaattcaCATCACAAAGAAATAGCAAAGTGAACAAAACAGAACAGCCAGTAACATTTGCGATGGTTGCCGATGCAGTCACCAAAATACCCACCTTTTTATAAACTACCTTAATATCACCAGTGCCCTAAGGAGAGAGGAACGAAGAACTGCGCTACACGACTGGCCATGCAGGAAAAGGTAAGCGATTTTCGGAAGTACAAGCTAGTGGCATGTTTAACCGCCTCCTCGGCAACGGCTTCCGCCCGCTGGGATTCTGATTGGACCGCGATAAGCTAGTACCACTCGATTTCAGAAAACAAATACTGTGGAAATACACGGGCTcttacaaaaatacatttgagttTGGTAAATGCGCGAGACGGAATCAAGTGTACAGCTATATGCACTAGACAAGGAGGCGCTGTCTACGGTTTGCACATAGGACGCGGGTTTGGTTAGACTCTCGGATTCacgtaaatcgatatttttgccTTATGTAGAGCAGGAAACCAGTCCTTGGATTGAATCGGGTGgagaatgtacaaaaaaaaaagcagatgtGCTCGGTGGCGAAATTGCAACGGAAGCCTCGCGCGGAGCACAAAGAACAAGCAAAGCAACCCTGAATCCAAAGTCGTAGTCCCCCCTCCCCAATGATTCTACTCAGTAAAACAAACGAGGTCTAGATGCCAGCGTCTGAGTTTGTTTACACTGCGGTGATGAAGGGCACTAAAGAGGGTGTTACTCTGCTCAGTGATTGGCCACGGGAGGATGTGGGAGGAGCTCCTATAGGCCAGGGTTTTGGTGTCTTTGATAGATCTTTCGCCACACTTCCTGGATCTTCTTGCACCATCTGTCGGCGTTTCCGCTAGGGTCCATCAAATAGTATGTTCGGTTAGGCTGGAATGAAAGGGAAACAGAAACATTGGGTTATAATCGGGACAAATTCTCAGTCCGGGGGCTGGAGCCAGCCCGCCACATCATTTTAAGTGCCCAGCGAAAGTAAACCATGTGCTTCTCCTattggatgtcccgatcgcatgtttttgcacctgagtcagAATCACCtggttttgagaatctgccgatacagagtcccaGTCCAATACCGGGGAAAAtgtatttgattgtttttttttttttaatttgaacaaaagttccaaacatgttacagtactaaatacagtatttcctcttctgctttttccagGAGTGCTGTTttgcatcttttggcaatgccattgtatgcagcttgagcggatttgagtggactcactcaatgaagctaaGTATTAaatgaagacaagcatttttctactttattcttgttaaaaataattcagtgggacagtaacaggtTTAACACTTATCATAATTACATTCTAAGTGTTCAAAAACCATttagtaaaatattttttaacaatatatatatatttttaaaattattattattattttttaattaccgtaAACATGTCCTATATacggaaaacattcaggtgacttgaagtttcgctctgagacccccaatttggccaaatttcaaaattgtcctatatgcacgtgtgatacatcattggaaagcttaaaatcttttaggggaaaaaaacatttgaacaggagggcatttaaaaaaaaaaaaaaaattaaacagtgaaatcctatctggaggtgagagcacgagagagcagaattaaagatgccatgactttaatgagatattgttgcgtacttacattgtttcgatccaaaaactccatgaagCATATAtcgctgagtgtcaagacacagctgtgaatggccacacctggattttttggtattttatgggtgaaacattgtaatatatcacctaacatatcggagaaaatgcgacagtaacaaaaagatATATAAaatgaagcgatagttatgaggtagatatccatgacttttttacagacactattcttttcattgtgacataatttctttaaaagtttaaaatatgcgtgtaaataattttttagtctttttttttgttaacgaaatatcagacatcaatgattccaagctaaaaatgacagacattttgaataataaatataattactgagcTTTTTTTATGGcagtgttgaaacaaaagcggttgcgcaacgtctgtaaacgggggtttccagggtaaaatggacaaattaaaaatagttcgggggccaaatgcgccatgaatctgctatggcagcatatagacatattgttctgtcaaacacaacagttgttttggtttaaaatatagcagtttcttttaaataggggtacaagagcagaaactgctttttcagtcttgtctgtgttttccgccatacatatatatttcaataaatggtttacagacgtcgcgcaacagcttttgtttgaaaccagccataaaacgaaggtaattaatttttattaatcaaaatgtctgtcatttttagcttagaatcattaattgatgtctaatatttcttaaaaaaaaacaaacaaacaaacaaaaaaacccacttagaaaaattattcactattttaaacttttaaacaaattacgtcacaatgaaaaaaatggcgtctgtaaaaaagtcatggatatctacctcgtaactatcgattaattgtattttttttgttactgtcgcattttccccaatatgttagataaataatcgatccaaacaaagaaaaattgaaagaaaaaagtttaaaagggtaaacatatgaaagaaaacatctcgaccactccttgatgtctgcgattttgcCATCATGacgcttgttatattaccatgtttcacccataaaatctgtttcttgacactcgatgatacatgctacatagagtttttggatcgaaacaagataagtacgcaataatatctcatcatggagtctttaattctgctctcgcgtgctctctccTCCaggtagggtttcgctgtttaatttttttttttttttttaaatgccctcctgttcaaaaattttcatcccccagaaaatagaaattttaagctttccaatgatgtatcacaaatgcatattggacaattttgaaatttggtcacattgggggtctcagagcgggacttcaagtcacctgagtgttttccgccatacatacacacacacatatatatatatatattacacatatttattctgttgCCAGCTTGTCAGAGTCGGTTTTGTGATCAGTTTTTTCGTGAGCGCATTTGAACGTATCAtgcgggagcgagagtgagggCACGTtctgcttttacgagcagtcgccgagttgtgattgaaatgaatctttagaaaacaataacgaaagcctgacatcgttaaTTGCGATGTTACAATCCATGCTCAGTTGCATACTGATTTGCACCACttagaaaataacaaatagaaacatggtgtggcgctgtgtacatttcctggaagtggaaaCCGCAACCAGGAAAATCTCGCTCTCTTAGAAgtagcgatcattttgacaagcGGAAAAGTCATGAAAGTTTAACTGATCGCGTACCTTTGTGACTTGAGGTCCCCTACGCATTTTTTACATACTCcagtttagtgctgcaatgatgaaTCAATTAATGAGTATTTcgattcgaaaaaaaaaaaatcgaatttttctgcttcgagtattcgttttgaTTACATTGGCAttgaaatggtttgttttgaaagtatttgcatttcgttttattgatttgtgtggGCACACTGCTCTCttaatggcaacagtgaatattacataactcatttcacatggctgaatccagctgctcccagttaagaccaacataaggtaagtttttagtaagtttttgtttgagctaatgtttttttttttaacgtattcGTAATTTCGTTAAGAGGTAtaattagctgtttttttggggggggggggggttgaactatttgttaagagcattgtaaaaaaaaaaaaattgtatttaagctagcagactttcgctatgtaagttagccaattgtttctttgttgtactttgatcctttttttttcccatactgtttgaggctcagctcaggtatggtaatttttatgttctttatccaattactcgattattcgaactaactagttatcgatgaatcgactactaaaataatcgatagctgcctcCCTACACCagttagaaaaaaagttttagccCAGGGGTCGGGAGCCTTTTTGACCGAGAGAATcaaaacacccaacatattttaaaaatatgattCCACGAGACCgtctatactgtaattttcggacactAAGCCCccactttttccccctcattttgaatcctgtggcttataatccagtgcggcttgattcttggtttaattgagtttataggtaacactttaattgacagcggcatcataagattgtcattagacggtcataattatgacacgacactgtcatgggtattaatgaattcttatgacagatgtcattaagtgttaattatttttttctgtttcaagtattcgtttaattaaagtggcgttgtaatggtttgttttgaaagtgtttgcatttagtttttttgatttGGGTGGTACAATTCTCTctaatggcaacagtgaatctgacatacctcatttcacatggctgaatccagccgcTCCCAGTTAAGccaaacataagctaagttttgtttgagctaatgttttgttcataatttagtttataggtatattaagatgttttttggggggaatatgtgtttgaaccatttaagagcattgtaaaataaacaaaaaaaaaaaaccaaagccttttaaagtttttaaactggcggacttttgctatgtaagttagccatgtGTTCTTTCGTTGTACTTAGActctcatttattaatttttttattaccctttgaggctcagctcaggtatcttAATTGggtccgattattcgaactaactagttcatcgattaatcgactactaaaataatcgagagCTGAGGCCCtactccagttcgctcggcaTTGAGTCTGGAGGGGCCAGCCCTGCTGCTGGCTGAGCGGACACTGAACACGTGAGAGGAGCTCTGAATATGCATATTAGAACACCAATTTCAGTGCAATCTGCAACAGGAAGACCaacaatgggcactgaattaaagtgtattattgcgTCGTATGTTTGAAggtccaagaaaaatgtgtgaatagACCATTAGCTCACATGTAAAATTACAGTTTGGCAGAGAGCCAGATGCACACATCAAAACAACCAGATGTGGCTCACGTGACACAGGTTCCCGACCTCTGTGTTAGCCAGTAGCCACACAGATGATGCGAATCAtcactactgtgtgtgtgtgcacgatACTGACAGGCCACCGCCAATTCAGGAAAAGGCTCTTTTAAGAGAAAAGTCCTGCACTCACAGCGTAACGTAAGTAACTAGCTTGTAAAACACTACTCGTTACTGGAAAAATGTAGTATCATGACAATAACGTGTTACAACACTGCGACAGACATACGTTCGGCAGCCCTGGGCTAAAGTTATAATGACATGGATGCAGATATCAGGTGTCGTGAGAATTTGGTATGGGATATTTTAGTCGTGTGTACCGTGTGAACAAAGAAGGTTTTGAAGTTCTTGGCCTCGGGGCGTAATTCTAGCGACCAAGGGATTTCTCCTTTCAGGACCTTGTTGACAGGATCCACATAGTACAGGTGTGGACCTTCGGTGAGGAGCAGCTGTCTCCGTCGGGCAAATAGACCCTACAACGGAAAAACGGTGTCCATATACTCAACGTACTCTAAAATCAACGATTTATCCTTTTTTACCTTTCGTTTGTCCACTGGACCCATTTTTAAAATCAGGTTGTTTTCCACAAACTGGTGCCTGTTTAACAAGTAAAATGCGTCACTCCAGATACTAACGTGTGCATTCTAAAATGGGATACTTACCACGGATTTCCAGAGGTTTGTTTGTCCAGCAGCAGGAGCTTCTCCTCATCGGTGAACTGCAAGTCCAGCTCGAAGGAGTTGTTGTCCAGATCGTGGATGTACTGCTCGATGTTGCTGCTTGACCGTTGCGGCGGCGTCGACTCATGCGGCGACAGGGAGTGTGACGAGCTGGACTGGGCCACCTGCATGTTGCTGAACTGGCTCAGGAGGTCGTCGTACTGTGCGGACAAATGATGttaattttttattgttttacgcaCAACGCTTGTATAAGAAATAGGGCTGCCACAATGAATTGAACTGATTAACCTAAAAATAGAGGacctaaaatattttaaaaatcttttcAATGAATATTCagtttttcatcatttaaaaaaaatgttaaatacagtaaatattcttatttttatttaaattgtcgAAATTATATAAAGAGACAAGCAGtatgtatttctattttttagttgaaatatttttcatttaaattggaaaaaaaaaaatcttctctattatttatttattttatattcattatatataatttatctttttaaatttattttctcAATGATGAAAGAAGATTATCTTTGAAGTGACTCAATATTAGAAATGCAAACATCTCTTTCTGCTTTGGAAAACATATATAACTCCATAATTACAACATATTCTTAGTCCAACTTTCTCAgatacttatttaaaaaataatcagcaCTTAGTCGACGagcaaaatactgtattttctggactataaatcgcacttTTATCAAAGTTCAGCTGGGCATGCGACTTACACTCTGGAGTAACTTTTCTTTTCCTCCTGCTCGGACAGCTGCGAGATTATGCTGTGttgtttatgtaaaaaaaaaaactgttcataCGTTACGTTAACAGAAGCATATTTAGCCTGTTGTTCCTCCATTTCACTAGtgttaattaaaaatacaaagctTTTTCTTAGTTTctgatcaattaaaaaattcaccctaaaaaatgcgacttacagTATactcagtgcgacttatatatcttCATTGTTTATTCTTTGGCTGGTTCGATTAATACTCCGATTCGACTTATATTCCAGACAATACGGTAATTGTTTGTGGCAGCCCTAATTAGAAACAACCATGAAGAAAAATGCGCCTAATCCTACATTTCCGTAGCAGTCCTCGTCATCCTCCGACATGGCGGGCAGGTAAGGGGTGAGTTTAGGGGGCGTCTGAATGTGCAGGTCGCTCCACGATATGGTATCGAAGAAAGGGTGTTGTTTCAAAGGGTTGTACCCACCCATTTCTTCACACCCGATCCGATTCGAGGGGTCCAGTGACTGTAACAAAAATTCAGACCAGTGATGCACTTCAAATTTTTGCTCAAAACATAACCAAGTGTTTTCAGTTGCTTTCACTGAAATCAGGTCACAGATCATTTGTAAGCTCTTAACAGAAATTTGTCAATGCGCACAATGGCgatcgacgtccaatctatttgaactgggaggtgtGGCAGCGAATGCCACCCTCTCAGTTCAATGGGATGGACGTCTACGAGTAATAAACTCACGCCAATTCACAGCACAAGGATGCAATgtgccacatgattggatgtctatcaccgtcaacggcagccaacccGTTAAACAGCAGAGTTAGCaaaaaaacttaccaaaagctgTTTGACAAGATCCTTGGCTCTGGGGAAGAATTTCTCTGGGAATTCATACTCCAGCTTTATTATCTTCTGGAATATTAAGTACTCGTTTCTGAGGGTAACGAAAATCAAATGAAAATtgaccatttttaaaaatttcttcTGGCTACGTCATGCTAAAATAAGAACTACTTACCCAGCTCTGAAAGGTGGTAGACCAGCCACCAATTGGTAGATAATACATCCTAATGCCCAAAGGTCAGAGCTAAATAGTCAacagaatgaggcaaaatagagATTATAGTAATATAATTCATAGAAGAAGTTATACTAATCCAGCTAGGTTACCTTTTGCAGGCTGATTTCTCTGTTAGCAACTCTGGAGAAACATACTGTGCTGTTCCCACAAAGGAGTTCGCTCGTGCTGTGGAAAAAGGAATGAAAGGCAGATTTATGACACTTTTCCTGAGAAAAATAGTACCGTATTATCCGAACTATTTATTATTTAACTTTGAACACTGCGTTTTTAATAACGCAGAAGCTAATTAATGGATTTCTACAGGCTAACTAGCTTCCTGCTTCcttttttcattaattcattttgCTTAGTGTAGCATTTTGCTAACCCTATGAAGACTTGCTTTCAAGAGAAGACCCTTGGCATCGCTAtagattaatgattcaaagataATCATGGGGAGTTTGACACTATGTTAGCACGCTGCTAGATGAGCTAGCAAAGCACTATGGGGTTTTTATTGCGGAAGACTCCGTTTGATGCGCTGATGCTAGCTATGAGCGCTCGGACAGCCACAGTTTGCAATCATGAAGCTATGCTTGCACACGGCTAGCTGGGTCTGTTCGGCGCTATGGGAATTTTATTGCACAAGAAAGGTCCATCTGATGTTTGATGTCATTGCGGAACAACAAATTAAAGCTAGCCAAGAGCGCTCTGACATTTGCTAGCTGTTATGCTTGCCGAGTTCATTCGACACGAGGGGAATTTTATTGTGGAAGAAGACCCCATTTGGTGTTTGATACCATTACGGAAAAGCAAATAAATGTTGGCCATTACGGATCAAGTTAAAGCTAGACATGAGCGCTCTGACATCCACAGTTTGCCAGGATAAAACTGCTATGCTAGCATGTTCCTAGCAGAGTTTGTTAGGCCCTAGGGGAGTGTTCATGCGGAAGATACGGCAATCTGATGTTTTGTGTCATTACGGAACAAAAAATTAAGCTAGCCATGAGCGCTCTGACAATTGCAGTATGCGAGCTATTTATTTGGCAGTACCGGAATATTATTGTGGAAGAAGACCCCATTTGAGGTTTAATGCCATTACAGAAGGGCATAAAGGCTAGCCATTAGCGCTCTGACATCCACAATGTGCTAGGACCAAGGTACAATGCTAGTGGTGACAGATGTTAGCCACAAATATTTGATGCTTGTTGCCATTACAGAAGAACACCTTAAAACTAGCCACGATCGCTCTGTTATCCAGAGCATGCTAGGTTAAAACTGCTATGCTAGCATGTTTCCAGTTGAGTTTGCTTGGCATTATGGAGATTTTGTTGTTGGAGAAGACTCCGCTTGATGCTTAGTGCAATTACAGAAGAGTAAGCCCAGTGTGAAGAGCAGTCCACGGTAAGCGCAAAACGGGAGCCTGACGCTGTCATGAAGTGAAAAGCGGCAAGCATATTTACTATAGTCCATTGTTGCACAtaaaaacagcgacttttcctatttcaaggagtAAGGGACATTAGCAGTGCAgcagtgtaaagagttttactagtttcgctGAGGTGGTgaatagttgttgtttgtgcactacatttccacacaaacgcacatcgaagtACTATTTAgcatagcaaggagaggtatgagtaaTTTTTCGAATGTCCCAGAGCAAACGGAACTTTAaataagcgcatttatcaaggttccgTCGGCCGTGGTTTGTGTTTATCCGTCCGCCAAATTaaactgatagcacagatataagtacgcctgcccctctgctattggatgtgttgttgacgtcagcgcggcggcgctctgaaaatagaacaAAGCTCTAATTTGGGCCCCACCTCTCGGCGCAAATTAATTCAAACTTGCCCAAAATGGCCGCCCACCACTCACTTTCGCTGAGAAGTCCCCTTCCACATACAAATGaatgggttgccgctgaacccttcacactcagctgccgctagtttgaaacaagCTACTATGCTAGTCGCACTGACAGCTAGTAGCACCTATATTAAGAGAACTCAGTTCCCTGAAAGCCATGAAGTCAAGGTAAAGTTGATTTTAGTTTTCTTCTTTGCAATGAGTGTGACATAGCTTTTGAATTGAAGTACATTTGTGGTTTCAGACTGGCTTTGAACACACCAGTGGGACTTGTGACACTTTTTGCCTTGCATTTCAATGATGAGGATGCAACTTGACCTGTTAATATTGTTGATTTAGTCCTTAATAAGATTTTAATCAACCATATCTTTTGAACATCTTTCttaaattttattaaatttgggtgctacggcttatagtccaaaatttCCGCAAATGTACCTTGCTTGCTGTCCGATGACAACTGTTTCGCTGTCCCGAAATCTGTTATCTGGATGTGCATCTCTTCGCTCAATAGAATATTCTCTGGTTTCAGATCTCTGAAATAAAGCGAGGTTGGTCAGAAGTCGaacaacgaaaaaaaaaaacccagaaaaaacCTTACTTACCTATGGATAATTCCCTTATTGTGCAAATATTCTAGAGCGCTAACAATTTCCGCTGAATAGAATCTAGTGCAGGTCTCATCAAAAGAACCGATTTTACGAATGTATTTTAGGAGTTCCCCATTTTTTGCGTAGCTGAGACCAAAATCTGAAAAATGTTCGTTAAGGAAGAACACTATTGTTATGACAAAATTGAACAGTCATCGCCAACTAGACAGGATACACAACTTCTCGTCGTCTTGAAATGTGAAGAAGAGCTTGACGAAGAACGGGTGCTCGAGATTGGACATCAAGTCCCTTTCCCGTTTCACATACTGGGCTTTGTTCTGCTTCATGATGTGccgcttctctaatattttaactTAAAACACAGAGAAAATACACACTTCAGCTTTGAGTcatttgctattttttttagctGCGTTTGGTGTTCAACTTACTTGCATATTCTTTGCCAGTTACCTGCTCTCTTGCCAGGACAACCTtgaagagaggtaaaaaaaaaaaaacgatgagtCATTTGAGAATGCTAATCAGAGGAATGCTCGCATGTAGCTACAACGACCCAacaataattaaaaatgaaagagGAATGTGACATATACATATATTGCAGGTGTCAAACATGAGGCACGGGGGCCAGATCCAGCCTGCCACATAATTTTGTGTGgactgaaaaagtaatttaatgtgCATCAACTTTGTTTTATTTCACTAAAATGAGATTTAAACAAGATTAAGACCAAAAACTtcagatttttaaatttaaaaaattctgaaaaataaaaacagtataaaacaaaaatacaaaataaagaaaacctttactgtattttagtgctgcaacgattaatggaTGAATTAGACtagaaaaagatttgaattaaattttgcagcttcgagtattcgttttaattaaagtggcgttgtaatggtttctttgaaagtgtt from Corythoichthys intestinalis isolate RoL2023-P3 chromosome 21, ASM3026506v1, whole genome shotgun sequence includes:
- the pdpk1b gene encoding 3-phosphoinositide-dependent protein kinase 1 — its product is MARATSQLYDVVPIQPSVVICSRSHPSMVRNHPDLSSSHCPGMEGSPSEPRAVGPSAGGQGSSFRAQKVVQAPQPRKKKPEDFKFGKILGEGSFSTVVLAREQVTGKEYAIKILEKRHIMKQNKAQYVKRERDLMSNLEHPFFVKLFFTFQDDEKLYFGLSYAKNGELLKYIRKIGSFDETCTRFYSAEIVSALEYLHNKGIIHRDLKPENILLSEEMHIQITDFGTAKQLSSDSKQARANSFVGTAQYVSPELLTEKSACKSSDLWALGCIIYQLVAGLPPFRAGNEYLIFQKIIKLEYEFPEKFFPRAKDLVKQLLSLDPSNRIGCEEMGGYNPLKQHPFFDTISWSDLHIQTPPKLTPYLPAMSEDDEDCYGNYDDLLSQFSNMQVAQSSSSHSLSPHESTPPQRSSSNIEQYIHDLDNNSFELDLQFTDEEKLLLLDKQTSGNPWHQFVENNLILKMGPVDKRKGLFARRRQLLLTEGPHLYYVDPVNKVLKGEIPWSLELRPEAKNFKTFFVHTPNRTYYLMDPSGNADRWCKKIQEVWRKIYQRHQNPGL